In Arthrobacter alpinus, a single window of DNA contains:
- a CDS encoding alpha/beta hydrolase: MNHEGAQSADAVEWVPDILGPDYQATTLALPLGANAVGGGEDPAAATYQATLIRHRPRVSSTSVPRERGSGNKPPVLFIHGWSDYFYNTGLAEFFTNRGYPFYAVDLHNHGRSLGSPELGGYVADLSDYDAELLAAHTIIAQESGGPGATGTDHPVILMGHSTGGLTATLWAHHHPGLVSHLLLNSPWLEIQGGPAIRRAATPLVQLADLRPLMRMRVPERSFYWRGISSDAYGEWPVDKKLRPPRAFPVRAGWMKAILAAQQEVAAGLKLPMPVLVLLSSKSMLGPVWSDGMLHADVVLDVRSLALRTLSLGNSVTLERIDGALHEVFLSNAAVRTHAYERLERWLRGYVD, encoded by the coding sequence ATGAACCATGAGGGGGCACAGTCTGCTGATGCCGTGGAATGGGTTCCGGATATCTTGGGCCCCGATTACCAGGCAACAACGCTAGCGTTGCCACTGGGAGCAAACGCGGTTGGCGGCGGTGAGGATCCCGCTGCAGCCACCTATCAGGCCACTTTGATCAGGCACCGACCACGCGTTTCTAGCACATCCGTGCCACGTGAGCGAGGTTCTGGCAACAAGCCGCCGGTGCTGTTTATCCACGGCTGGAGCGACTACTTTTACAACACGGGATTGGCTGAATTCTTCACCAACCGGGGGTACCCGTTCTACGCGGTGGATTTGCACAACCACGGCCGCAGCCTGGGTTCACCGGAATTGGGCGGCTACGTCGCAGATTTGTCGGACTACGACGCCGAACTTTTGGCTGCCCACACAATCATTGCCCAGGAGTCCGGCGGCCCGGGAGCCACAGGCACCGATCACCCCGTCATCTTGATGGGGCACTCAACCGGGGGATTGACTGCCACACTGTGGGCGCACCATCATCCGGGACTCGTAAGCCATCTGCTCCTCAACAGTCCGTGGCTGGAGATCCAGGGCGGACCTGCCATTCGGCGAGCCGCCACGCCCCTGGTGCAGCTTGCCGATCTGCGGCCGCTGATGCGCATGCGCGTCCCGGAAAGATCCTTTTACTGGCGCGGCATCAGCTCCGACGCCTATGGGGAATGGCCCGTCGATAAGAAGTTGCGTCCACCGCGGGCTTTTCCCGTCAGGGCAGGTTGGATGAAGGCCATTTTGGCTGCACAGCAGGAAGTTGCGGCCGGACTCAAGCTGCCCATGCCCGTTCTTGTCTTGCTCTCCTCAAAGAGCATGCTGGGCCCTGTGTGGAGCGATGGCATGTTGCACGCCGATGTGGTGCTCGATGTGCGATCCCTCGCACTCCGGACGCTCTCCCTTGGGAACAGCGTGACCCTGGAACGCATTGACGGTGCCCTGCACGAGGTGTTCCTCTCCAACGCCGCGGTCCGCACCCACGCGTATGAACGGCTGGAGCGTTGGCTCCGCGGCTATGTGGACTAG
- a CDS encoding dipeptidase, with translation MTLHDSSATTHGVELTNITAQLPTSELRQSVAANFAATVGELIDLVAIPGIAWEAFDEKQLERSAEAVAALIRSTGLDDVQILRVPNDDGGQGGPAVVARKAAAPGKPTVVLYAHHDVQPPGDNGLWDSEPFTAVERNGRLYGRGAADDKAGIMAHIASFRAMTEILGDAFGVGVTFFIEGEEEAGSPTFARFLETHRELLAGDVIIVADSANWQVGIPALTTSLRGLVDGTVEVRVTDHAVHSGMFGGPILDAPTLLARLIATFHDEHGSVAIQGLHQGGETVVDYPEDSFRADAGVLDGVQLAGQGSITSRLWTQPALSVIGMDIPSVDMSSNTLLSSARAKISLRVAPGQDPAAALAALEAHVVAHAPFGAQATFTAGEAGQPFATDTHAPAAQAALWALGESWGVAAVETGMGGSIPFIADLKETYPEAQILVTGVEDPDSRAHSANESLHLGDFEKAIVAQAMLLAAINEGALG, from the coding sequence ATGACCCTTCACGATTCATCCGCCACCACGCATGGCGTAGAACTGACAAACATCACCGCGCAGCTCCCCACCTCTGAGTTGCGCCAAAGTGTTGCCGCCAACTTTGCTGCAACTGTTGGCGAACTCATTGACCTCGTCGCCATTCCGGGCATTGCTTGGGAAGCATTCGATGAAAAGCAGTTGGAACGCAGCGCCGAGGCAGTCGCGGCCCTCATCCGTTCCACCGGCCTGGACGACGTCCAGATCCTCCGAGTTCCCAACGACGACGGCGGCCAGGGTGGGCCGGCTGTTGTTGCCCGGAAAGCTGCGGCGCCGGGCAAGCCAACCGTGGTTCTCTACGCCCATCACGACGTCCAGCCGCCAGGCGACAACGGCCTCTGGGATTCCGAGCCGTTCACCGCCGTCGAACGCAATGGCCGGCTGTATGGGCGCGGGGCAGCCGATGACAAGGCCGGCATCATGGCCCACATCGCCTCCTTCCGTGCCATGACAGAGATCCTCGGTGACGCGTTCGGCGTCGGCGTCACCTTCTTTATTGAGGGTGAAGAGGAGGCTGGCTCGCCCACGTTCGCCCGATTCCTCGAAACGCACCGGGAGCTGCTTGCCGGCGATGTCATCATTGTGGCCGATTCGGCGAACTGGCAGGTTGGCATTCCCGCGCTGACCACCAGCCTGCGCGGCCTCGTAGACGGCACCGTCGAGGTGCGGGTAACCGACCATGCCGTGCACTCGGGCATGTTTGGTGGACCCATCCTTGACGCGCCAACCTTGCTGGCCCGCCTCATTGCCACCTTCCATGACGAGCACGGTTCGGTTGCCATTCAGGGTCTCCACCAGGGCGGGGAAACCGTTGTGGACTACCCGGAGGACAGCTTCCGTGCCGATGCTGGCGTGCTCGACGGCGTCCAGCTGGCCGGGCAGGGCAGCATCACCTCCCGACTGTGGACCCAGCCGGCACTTTCGGTCATTGGCATGGACATCCCGTCCGTGGACATGAGTTCAAACACGCTGCTGTCCTCGGCGCGAGCCAAGATCAGCCTTCGTGTGGCACCTGGCCAGGACCCGGCCGCTGCACTGGCGGCCTTGGAGGCGCACGTGGTGGCGCATGCCCCGTTCGGTGCGCAGGCAACATTTACTGCCGGTGAGGCGGGACAGCCCTTCGCAACCGATACCCATGCACCCGCGGCCCAGGCCGCACTCTGGGCCTTGGGGGAGTCGTGGGGGGTCGCCGCCGTCGAAACCGGAATGGGCGGATCAATCCCGTTCATCGCCGATTTGAAGGAAACATACCCGGAAGCGCAAATTCTCGTGACGGGCGTCGAAGATCCTGATTCAAGGGCCCACAGCGCCAATGAATCCCTGCACCTTGGCGACTTTGAGAAGGCCATCGTGGCACAGGCAATGCTCCTGGCCGCTATTAACGAAGGCGCCTTGGGGTAG
- a CDS encoding isoprenyl transferase: MAVQRRSSNRNTTRSKAKAPVVAPWSHPTGAVVPAIPAELIPHHVAIVMDGNGRWANQRGLPRIEGHKAGEPALLDVMAGAIEMGIKHVSVYAFSTENWKRSPEEVRFLMGFNKDVLRRQRDQLDAWGVRIRWAGRRPKLWGSVIKELEAAQEYTKDNDVITLTMCVNYGGRAELGDAVAALAADVASGRLNPKSVNEKTVQKYLYVPDMPDVDLFLRSSGEQRLSNFLLWQSAYAEFVFMDTLWPDVDRRTLWAAVDEYARRDRRYGGAVDAATQA, encoded by the coding sequence ATGGCAGTGCAGCGCAGGAGCAGTAACAGGAACACCACTCGGAGCAAAGCCAAGGCCCCGGTCGTGGCCCCGTGGTCGCACCCCACGGGGGCCGTGGTTCCGGCCATCCCGGCCGAGCTCATTCCTCACCACGTCGCGATCGTCATGGATGGCAATGGCCGCTGGGCCAATCAGCGTGGATTGCCGCGCATTGAGGGCCACAAAGCAGGTGAACCGGCGCTGCTGGACGTCATGGCAGGTGCCATTGAAATGGGCATCAAGCATGTGAGTGTCTATGCATTTTCAACTGAGAACTGGAAGCGCTCACCCGAAGAAGTTCGCTTCCTCATGGGTTTTAACAAGGACGTACTAAGACGTCAGCGAGATCAGCTGGATGCGTGGGGTGTTCGCATTCGTTGGGCGGGCCGCCGGCCCAAGCTGTGGGGCTCGGTCATCAAGGAACTGGAAGCTGCGCAGGAATACACCAAAGACAATGACGTCATCACGTTGACCATGTGTGTTAACTACGGGGGCAGGGCCGAACTCGGCGATGCCGTCGCCGCGTTGGCCGCCGATGTTGCCTCCGGGCGGCTGAACCCGAAATCGGTCAACGAAAAGACCGTCCAGAAGTACCTGTACGTCCCAGATATGCCCGACGTTGACTTGTTCTTGCGCTCCAGCGGCGAACAGCGACTCTCCAACTTCCTGCTCTGGCAATCTGCCTACGCCGAGTTTGTCTTCATGGACACGCTCTGGCCAGACGTGGACCGGAGGACCTTGTGGGCAGCTGTTGACGAGTACGCCCGCCGTGACCGCCGCTATGGCGGGGCGGTGGATGCGGCCACACAGGCCTAG
- a CDS encoding DUF3043 domain-containing protein, whose translation MFGRKKDQAPDPQVMPASDEQIARSKDPQSAKGVPTPSRKAQEEARKRPLVPNDRAAAKVAARDARREEQARMRRALDTGEERFLPIRDKGPQKRYARDFVDARFSLGEFVMFAALAIVLLTVLIPTRNADGTANDSQLIIFGLFWVMVAFVAIDTWLMSRKLKRKIADKFGTVDSGVVWYGSMRSMQFRRLRLPKPMVKRGEWPS comes from the coding sequence GTGTTTGGACGTAAGAAAGATCAAGCCCCTGACCCGCAGGTAATGCCTGCCTCCGACGAGCAGATTGCCCGGTCCAAGGACCCGCAGTCGGCCAAGGGCGTTCCCACGCCGTCGCGCAAGGCCCAGGAAGAGGCACGTAAGCGCCCCCTGGTCCCCAACGACCGTGCAGCAGCCAAGGTCGCCGCACGCGACGCTCGTCGCGAAGAGCAAGCCCGCATGCGGCGCGCCCTCGATACCGGCGAGGAACGATTCCTTCCCATCCGTGACAAGGGACCCCAGAAGCGCTACGCCCGCGATTTCGTCGATGCGCGCTTTAGCCTCGGTGAATTTGTCATGTTCGCCGCTCTGGCCATTGTGCTGTTGACCGTCCTGATCCCCACCCGCAATGCTGATGGCACCGCCAACGACTCCCAGCTGATCATCTTTGGCCTGTTCTGGGTCATGGTGGCGTTCGTGGCCATCGACACCTGGCTCATGTCCCGCAAGCTCAAGCGCAAGATCGCTGACAAGTTTGGCACCGTTGACTCAGGCGTTGTTTGGTACGGCAGCATGCGGTCCATGCAGTTCCGCCGCCTGCGCCTGCCCAAGCCCATGGTCAAGCGCGGGGAATGGCCTTCCTAA
- the leuA gene encoding 2-isopropylmalate synthase, with the protein MRNAQKTSGMPVHRYIPFQDQISVNLPDRTWPDKVITKAPRWCAVDLRDGNQALIDPMSPGRKLKMFQLLVKMGFKEIEVGFPSASQTDFDFVRQLIEGGHIPDDVTIQVLTQAREHLIERTYESLVGAKTAIVHLYNSTSVLQRRVVFNQDEDGILDIALQGARLCKKYEETLTDTVITYEYSPESFTGTEPEYALRVCNAIADIFEASADNQVIMNLPATVEMASPNVYADSIEWMSRNLHPREGIILSLHPHNDRGTGVAAAELGYLAGADRIEGCLFGNGERTGNVDLVTLGLNMFTQGVDPMLDFSNIDEIRRTVEYCNQLPVPERSPYGGDLVFTAFSGSHQDAIKKGFDAMAADAQAAGVDVDQHTWAVPYLPIDPKDLGRSYEAVIRVNSQSGKGGVAYLLKNEHSLDLPRRAQIEFSGVIQKRTDTVGGEVSAAELWTIFKDEYLPGESADEQWGHYRIGPFTTSTDDDGEVTLTAKISIAGVVQSRTGTGNGPIAALLAILSEDGMDVRVLDYTEHALSEGGDARAAAFVECAVGERVLWGVGIDANTATSSLKAVISAVNRAIRDIQTD; encoded by the coding sequence ATGCGAAATGCGCAAAAAACCTCTGGAATGCCCGTCCACCGGTACATCCCGTTCCAGGATCAGATTTCGGTAAATCTGCCCGACCGCACCTGGCCCGACAAGGTCATTACGAAGGCCCCGCGCTGGTGCGCCGTGGACTTGCGCGATGGCAACCAGGCCCTCATTGACCCCATGAGCCCCGGCCGCAAGCTGAAGATGTTCCAGCTGCTGGTCAAGATGGGCTTTAAGGAAATCGAAGTTGGGTTTCCCTCCGCATCACAAACAGACTTTGACTTTGTTCGCCAGCTGATCGAGGGCGGGCACATCCCGGACGACGTCACGATCCAGGTTCTGACCCAGGCCCGCGAACACTTGATCGAGCGGACCTACGAGTCCCTCGTGGGTGCTAAGACGGCCATCGTTCACCTGTACAACTCCACCTCGGTTCTGCAGCGCCGCGTTGTCTTCAACCAAGATGAAGACGGGATCTTGGACATTGCCTTGCAGGGTGCCCGCTTGTGCAAGAAGTACGAAGAGACACTGACCGACACGGTGATCACGTACGAGTACTCGCCCGAGTCCTTCACCGGCACGGAACCGGAGTATGCGCTGCGCGTGTGCAACGCAATCGCCGACATTTTCGAGGCCTCGGCTGACAACCAGGTCATCATGAACCTGCCGGCCACGGTCGAAATGGCCAGCCCCAACGTCTACGCCGATTCCATCGAGTGGATGAGTCGCAATCTGCACCCGCGGGAAGGCATCATTCTTTCCCTTCACCCGCACAATGACCGCGGCACCGGCGTTGCCGCCGCTGAGCTGGGTTACCTGGCCGGCGCTGACCGGATTGAGGGCTGCCTGTTTGGCAACGGCGAACGCACAGGAAATGTGGACCTGGTGACGTTGGGCCTGAACATGTTCACCCAGGGTGTCGATCCCATGCTGGACTTCTCCAACATTGATGAGATTCGCCGCACGGTTGAGTACTGCAACCAGCTGCCCGTTCCGGAACGATCCCCCTACGGTGGCGATCTGGTGTTCACTGCCTTCTCGGGTTCGCACCAGGACGCCATCAAGAAGGGTTTCGATGCCATGGCCGCTGACGCGCAGGCTGCCGGCGTCGATGTTGACCAGCACACCTGGGCCGTACCGTACCTGCCTATTGACCCGAAGGATCTGGGGCGCAGCTACGAAGCTGTCATCCGCGTCAACTCCCAGTCCGGCAAGGGCGGTGTGGCTTACCTGCTCAAGAACGAGCACAGCCTTGACCTGCCGCGCCGTGCACAGATCGAGTTCTCCGGCGTCATTCAGAAGCGCACCGATACCGTCGGTGGCGAGGTCAGCGCCGCGGAGCTGTGGACCATCTTCAAGGATGAGTACCTGCCCGGGGAGAGCGCTGATGAGCAGTGGGGCCATTACCGCATTGGCCCGTTCACAACCTCCACAGACGACGACGGGGAGGTGACCCTGACCGCCAAGATCTCGATCGCCGGGGTCGTGCAGAGTCGTACGGGAACCGGCAACGGTCCTATCGCAGCACTGCTGGCCATCCTGTCCGAGGATGGTATGGATGTCCGCGTCCTGGATTACACCGAGCATGCCTTGTCCGAGGGTGGCGACGCCCGTGCCGCGGCCTTCGTCGAGTGTGCCGTTGGCGAACGAGTGCTGTGGGGTGTTGGTATTGACGCCAACACTGCCACTTCCTCATTGAAGGCTGTTATTTCCGCAGTCAACCGTGCTATCCGGGACATCCAGACGGACTAG
- the recO gene encoding DNA repair protein RecO: MSNQSFAARTYRDDAVVLRTHKLGEADRIITLLTHRHGQLRAVAKGVRRTNSKFGARLEPFMVADLQLVKGRTLDIVTQAVAKASYGDAIAANYDRYVVAAAMTETAERLTDVDGETSTAHYLLLVGALASLSRGAHSPELILDSYLLRAVSIAGWAPSFSDCARCGEPGPHGAFNAALGGAVCHDCRPPGSAAPAAETMNLLGHLLSGDWAGADASQNIHRREAAGLVAGYVQWHLERTVRSLKLVERV, encoded by the coding sequence GTGTCCAATCAATCTTTCGCTGCTCGCACCTACCGTGATGACGCCGTGGTGCTGCGTACCCACAAGCTGGGTGAGGCGGATCGGATCATCACCTTGTTGACCCACCGGCATGGCCAGCTCCGCGCGGTGGCCAAGGGTGTCAGGCGCACCAACAGCAAGTTTGGTGCTCGCCTGGAACCGTTCATGGTGGCGGACTTGCAACTGGTCAAGGGCCGTACCTTGGACATCGTGACCCAGGCCGTGGCGAAGGCTAGTTACGGCGACGCCATCGCGGCCAATTACGATCGCTACGTGGTGGCTGCGGCCATGACGGAAACAGCAGAGCGGCTCACGGACGTCGATGGAGAAACCTCCACGGCTCACTATCTGCTGCTGGTGGGAGCGCTGGCCTCGTTGAGCCGCGGCGCACATTCACCCGAGCTGATCCTTGATTCATACCTATTGCGGGCCGTCTCGATTGCTGGATGGGCGCCCAGCTTTTCCGACTGTGCACGTTGCGGTGAACCAGGTCCACATGGTGCGTTTAACGCCGCACTGGGTGGGGCGGTTTGCCATGACTGCCGGCCGCCCGGCTCGGCGGCACCTGCCGCGGAAACCATGAATTTGCTAGGTCACCTCTTAAGCGGCGACTGGGCCGGGGCGGATGCCTCACAAAATATTCACCGACGTGAAGCCGCCGGACTGGTGGCTGGATACGTGCAATGGCATTTGGAACGCACGGTGCGTTCCCTCAAACTTGTGGAGCGTGTGTAG
- a CDS encoding HesB/IscA family protein — protein sequence MTANVHEETSTSAAAEAELPTHGVLITDVAAGKVRSLLEQEGRTDLRLRVAVQPGGCSGLIYQLYFDERVLDGDAVRDFDGVEVVIDKMSVPYLDGASIDFEDTISKQGFTIDNPNAGGSCACGDSFH from the coding sequence ATGACTGCAAATGTCCACGAAGAAACCTCAACCTCCGCCGCGGCAGAGGCTGAATTGCCCACCCACGGTGTTCTGATCACCGATGTTGCTGCGGGTAAGGTACGCAGCCTTCTGGAACAAGAAGGCCGCACGGACCTGCGCTTGCGCGTGGCTGTCCAGCCCGGTGGCTGCTCGGGCCTGATCTACCAGCTGTACTTTGACGAGCGCGTGCTTGACGGCGACGCCGTACGTGACTTCGACGGCGTTGAAGTCGTCATCGACAAGATGAGCGTGCCCTACCTTGATGGTGCCAGCATCGACTTTGAGGACACCATTTCAAAGCAGGGCTTCACCATTGACAACCCGAACGCCGGCGGCTCTTGCGCCTGCGGAGATTCATTCCACTAA
- a CDS encoding FAD-binding dehydrogenase, producing the protein MESNDGGLWQDADVVVVGAGLSGLVSAAEAYNAGRKVLILDQEPEASLGGQAHWSFGGIFLVDSPEQRHLGVKDSPELALGDWLGSAAFDRPEDLWPRRWARAYVEFAAGEKRAWLHALGVRFFPLVQWAERGGYDAEGHGNSVPRFHVVWGTGPGILAPFLSKLQAGVAAGRVRFAFRHRATELMFDAGTVTGVRGQRLVASVAARGEESSREVAGEFSVSAGAVVVTTGGIGGNHPMVRDQWPGGTGPRTMLTGVPASVDGEFQQAVGAAGGALINTDRMWHYPEGIHNPDPVWPNHGIRILSGPSPLWLDATGHRLPVPLFPGFDSLGTLRHLETTGHDHSWFVLNKTIISKEFALSGSEQNPDLTGKDVKLLAKRALPGATGPVQKFLDAGIDFIQADTAEELAVKMNELVNSELINPAALHETLASRDMQVASGLGKDTQLNAIREARRFATDKLMRVVPPHAMLAAEHGPLIAVRLTTLTRKSLGGLLTDLNSRVLGADGAPIPGLYAAGEAAGFGGGGMHGYRSLEGTFLGGCLFSGRAAGRHAAEATGS; encoded by the coding sequence ATGGAAAGCAATGACGGTGGATTGTGGCAGGACGCGGACGTTGTGGTGGTGGGTGCTGGCCTTTCGGGACTGGTCAGCGCAGCGGAGGCTTACAACGCTGGCCGCAAGGTACTCATCCTTGATCAAGAACCTGAGGCGTCCCTGGGCGGTCAGGCACATTGGTCCTTTGGCGGCATTTTCCTGGTCGATTCGCCGGAGCAGCGGCACCTGGGAGTGAAGGACTCGCCGGAGCTGGCCCTGGGCGACTGGCTGGGCTCTGCCGCTTTTGACCGCCCGGAGGACCTGTGGCCGCGTCGCTGGGCGCGGGCTTATGTTGAATTTGCCGCCGGTGAGAAACGTGCCTGGCTGCATGCTCTCGGAGTGAGATTCTTCCCGTTGGTGCAGTGGGCCGAACGCGGCGGTTACGACGCTGAGGGTCACGGCAATTCGGTCCCCCGCTTCCACGTTGTGTGGGGCACCGGTCCCGGTATTCTGGCGCCGTTCTTGTCCAAACTCCAGGCAGGCGTGGCGGCAGGCAGGGTGCGTTTTGCCTTCAGGCACCGGGCCACCGAGTTAATGTTCGACGCCGGAACTGTCACCGGGGTGCGGGGCCAGCGCCTGGTGGCATCCGTTGCTGCGCGCGGTGAGGAAAGCAGCCGAGAAGTAGCCGGCGAGTTCAGCGTTAGCGCCGGCGCCGTCGTCGTGACAACTGGCGGAATTGGCGGCAACCATCCCATGGTCAGGGATCAGTGGCCCGGTGGGACGGGCCCCAGGACCATGCTCACCGGTGTTCCCGCCTCGGTGGACGGCGAGTTCCAACAAGCAGTGGGCGCGGCCGGTGGCGCCTTGATCAATACGGACCGCATGTGGCACTACCCCGAAGGCATCCACAACCCGGATCCGGTATGGCCCAATCATGGCATCCGCATTCTTTCCGGACCTTCTCCCCTATGGTTGGACGCCACGGGGCACAGGCTTCCCGTCCCTCTCTTTCCCGGTTTTGATTCACTGGGCACCCTGCGGCATCTGGAAACCACTGGCCACGACCACTCATGGTTTGTGTTGAACAAAACCATCATCAGTAAGGAATTTGCCCTCTCCGGCTCGGAACAGAATCCCGATCTCACCGGAAAAGACGTGAAACTGCTCGCCAAACGCGCACTACCGGGCGCCACAGGCCCGGTTCAAAAGTTCCTCGACGCGGGCATTGATTTTATTCAGGCCGACACGGCAGAGGAACTTGCCGTGAAAATGAATGAGCTCGTCAACTCCGAACTCATCAATCCCGCCGCTTTGCATGAGACCCTCGCGTCCCGCGATATGCAGGTGGCGAGCGGTTTGGGCAAGGACACCCAGCTCAATGCAATCCGTGAGGCTCGCCGTTTTGCAACAGACAAGCTGATGCGGGTTGTTCCCCCACACGCCATGTTGGCCGCCGAGCACGGCCCCCTGATCGCCGTACGGCTGACAACCCTGACACGCAAAAGCCTCGGGGGTCTGCTCACGGATTTGAACTCCCGAGTGTTGGGGGCTGACGGGGCTCCCATCCCGGGGCTGTATGCAGCAGGCGAGGCGGCCGGCTTTGGCGGGGGCGGCATGCACGGTTACCGGTCACTGGAAGGAACCTTCCTTGGCGGCTGTTTGTTCTCTGGCCGTGCGGCGGGGCGCCATGCGGCGGAGGCCACGGGTTCATGA
- a CDS encoding aldo/keto reductase family protein, whose product MEYRYLGRSGLKITEITYGNWLTHGSQVENDVATACVRAALDAGITTFDTADVYANGAAEEVLGAALTSERRESLEVFTKVYWPVGPKGPNDTGLSRKHIMEGINNSLRRLNMDYVDLYQAHRYDYETPLEETIHAFADVVRSGKALYIGVSEWNAKQLRAGQELAREAGFSLVSNQPQYSALWRVIESEVIPASVELGMSQVVWSPMAQGVLSGKYLPGAPLPAGSRATDEQGGKNTIAAFLDDDILTNVQKLRPIADELGLSMPQLAIAWVLQNPNVATALVGASRPEQVAENVKAAGVKIPVELMTAMDAALAPSVVNDPAKTQSPPTRVV is encoded by the coding sequence ATGGAATACCGCTACCTGGGCCGGTCAGGCCTCAAAATCACCGAAATCACCTACGGCAACTGGCTCACCCACGGATCGCAGGTGGAGAACGACGTCGCCACCGCCTGTGTTCGTGCCGCGCTCGACGCCGGCATCACCACCTTTGACACGGCCGACGTGTACGCCAACGGGGCAGCCGAGGAGGTACTGGGAGCAGCTCTCACCTCCGAACGCCGTGAATCGCTGGAAGTCTTCACGAAGGTTTACTGGCCCGTAGGACCCAAGGGGCCCAACGACACCGGGCTATCGCGCAAGCACATCATGGAGGGAATCAACAACTCCCTGCGCCGCCTCAACATGGACTACGTTGACCTCTACCAGGCACACCGTTACGACTACGAAACGCCTTTGGAAGAGACCATCCACGCTTTTGCTGACGTGGTTCGCTCAGGAAAGGCCCTGTACATTGGCGTGTCCGAATGGAACGCCAAGCAACTGAGGGCTGGGCAGGAGTTGGCTCGAGAAGCGGGCTTCTCCCTCGTCTCCAACCAGCCGCAGTACTCGGCCCTCTGGCGCGTCATTGAATCCGAGGTCATTCCCGCGTCCGTTGAATTGGGCATGTCCCAAGTGGTTTGGTCTCCCATGGCTCAGGGCGTACTGAGTGGAAAGTATCTGCCAGGGGCGCCGTTGCCGGCCGGATCACGCGCCACCGACGAGCAAGGCGGCAAGAACACCATTGCGGCGTTCCTCGACGATGACATCTTGACGAATGTGCAGAAGCTGCGCCCCATCGCCGACGAACTGGGGCTGAGCATGCCGCAGCTCGCGATCGCCTGGGTGTTGCAAAATCCAAACGTGGCCACGGCTCTCGTTGGTGCCTCCCGGCCCGAGCAGGTTGCCGAGAACGTGAAGGCCGCCGGCGTGAAGATCCCGGTGGAGCTCATGACAGCCATGGATGCTGCCCTGGCCCCGTCCGTAGTGAACGATCCAGCCAAGACGCAGAGCCCGCCAACGCGCGTGGTGTAG
- a CDS encoding quinone-dependent dihydroorotate dehydrogenase: MRIYPTVFRLCFSWMDAERAHKIGFSMIKAIHAVGAGAVLRRMFTPPASLQTEALGLRFPTPFGLAAGFDKEGKGIGALANLGFGHVEVGTITGQSQPGNPQPRLFRLVEDRAVINRMGFNNDGAAAVAPRLKDALAELGKTYPGVRPVVGVNIGKTKVVELEDALEDYLVSARTLAPSADYMVVNVSSPNTPGLRLLQDVATLRPLLSGVREAADAAAGRHVPLLVKIAPDLADEDVADVAALALELKLDGIICTNTTISREGLASPADLVEEKGAGGLSGAPLKARSLAVLKQLKSIVGDNLTLISVGGVETGAEVQERLDAGASLVQGYTAFLYEGPFWAARINKELAALRK, encoded by the coding sequence ATGCGAATTTACCCCACAGTTTTCCGGCTCTGTTTTTCCTGGATGGACGCCGAACGGGCGCACAAGATCGGTTTCTCCATGATCAAGGCGATCCATGCCGTGGGTGCCGGTGCTGTCCTGCGCCGCATGTTCACGCCGCCGGCGTCACTGCAGACCGAAGCGCTTGGCCTGAGATTCCCCACCCCCTTCGGCCTTGCGGCGGGCTTCGACAAGGAGGGCAAGGGCATCGGTGCCCTTGCCAACCTGGGCTTCGGCCACGTTGAGGTAGGCACCATTACGGGCCAGTCCCAGCCCGGCAACCCGCAGCCGCGCCTGTTCCGCCTGGTCGAGGACCGTGCCGTGATCAACCGCATGGGCTTCAACAACGACGGTGCCGCCGCCGTCGCACCGCGCCTTAAGGACGCGCTGGCTGAGCTGGGCAAGACGTACCCCGGTGTGCGCCCAGTGGTGGGCGTCAACATTGGCAAAACCAAGGTGGTGGAGCTGGAGGACGCGCTCGAGGACTACCTCGTCAGCGCCCGCACACTGGCGCCCTCTGCCGACTACATGGTGGTCAATGTCAGCTCGCCCAATACCCCCGGCCTGCGGTTGCTCCAGGACGTGGCAACACTGCGCCCCCTGCTGAGTGGTGTGCGCGAAGCCGCCGATGCCGCCGCCGGGCGCCACGTGCCGCTGCTGGTAAAGATCGCCCCCGACCTGGCCGATGAGGACGTTGCCGACGTCGCCGCCCTGGCGCTGGAACTCAAGCTCGACGGCATCATCTGCACCAACACCACCATCAGCCGCGAGGGTCTGGCCAGCCCGGCCGACTTGGTGGAGGAAAAGGGTGCCGGCGGACTCTCCGGCGCGCCCCTCAAGGCCCGGTCACTGGCGGTCCTGAAACAGCTCAAGTCCATCGTGGGGGACAACCTCACGCTCATTTCCGTGGGCGGTGTGGAAACCGGTGCAGAGGTCCAGGAACGCCTCGACGCCGGCGCCAGCCTGGTCCAGGGCTACACAGCCTTCCTCTATGAGGGCCCCTTCTGGGCGGCCCGCATCAACAAGGAACTGGCCGCCCTACGCAAGTAG